In Asanoa sp. WMMD1127, one genomic interval encodes:
- the ffh gene encoding signal recognition particle protein, whose amino-acid sequence MFDTLSDRLNGIFTKLRGKGRLTDADIDATAREIRLALLEADVALPVVRAFIGRVKERARGSEVSQALNPAQQVIKIVHEELVNVLGGDTRRLQLAKQPPSVIMLAGLQGSGKTTLAGKLARFLKGQGHQPLLVAADLQRPNAVTQLQVLGERAGVEVYAPEPGNGVGDPVQVARASIDHAKRVARDIVIVDTAGRLGVDQEMMAQAAHIRDAVDPDEILFVIDAMVGQDAVNTAEAFRDGVGITGVVLSKLDGDARGGAALSVREVTGQPILFASTGEKLEDFDIFHPDRMASRILGMGDVLTLIEQAEQAFDADQKEKMTAKLMGGEQFTLEDFLDQMVAMRRMGPIANVLAMMPGMGQVKDQLADLDDKHFDRVTAIIRSMTPMERVNPKIINGSRRARIANGSGVTVMDVNQLLNRFAEAQKMMKQMGGMMGLPGSRRKATKSPKNKRKGTKGGSRPRPVGGMPGGMPGGFPGGMPAGFDPTALSGDGAQGLPPGFKLPKIDFNKLRRQEDDK is encoded by the coding sequence GTGTTCGACACCCTGAGCGACCGCCTCAACGGGATCTTCACCAAGCTCCGTGGCAAGGGGCGGCTGACTGATGCCGACATCGACGCTACGGCGCGCGAGATCCGGTTGGCGCTGCTCGAGGCCGACGTGGCGCTGCCGGTGGTCCGGGCGTTCATCGGGCGGGTCAAGGAGCGGGCGCGCGGGTCAGAGGTGTCCCAGGCGCTCAACCCGGCGCAGCAGGTCATCAAGATCGTGCACGAAGAGCTGGTCAACGTGCTGGGTGGCGACACCCGGCGGCTCCAGCTGGCCAAGCAGCCGCCTTCGGTGATCATGCTGGCCGGTCTGCAGGGTTCCGGCAAGACGACGCTGGCCGGCAAGCTGGCGCGCTTCCTCAAGGGGCAGGGGCATCAGCCGCTGCTCGTCGCAGCCGACCTGCAGCGACCCAACGCGGTGACGCAGCTCCAGGTGCTGGGCGAGCGGGCCGGGGTCGAGGTCTACGCGCCGGAGCCGGGCAACGGGGTGGGCGACCCCGTGCAGGTGGCGCGGGCGTCGATCGACCACGCCAAGCGGGTCGCGCGCGACATCGTCATCGTCGACACCGCCGGCCGGCTGGGCGTCGACCAGGAGATGATGGCGCAGGCCGCGCACATCCGCGACGCGGTCGACCCCGACGAGATCCTTTTCGTGATCGACGCCATGGTCGGTCAGGACGCGGTCAACACGGCCGAGGCGTTCCGCGACGGCGTCGGCATCACCGGCGTCGTGCTGTCCAAGCTGGACGGTGACGCCCGCGGTGGCGCGGCGCTGTCGGTGCGCGAGGTGACCGGGCAGCCGATCCTCTTCGCGTCCACGGGCGAGAAGCTCGAGGACTTCGACATCTTCCACCCGGACCGCATGGCGAGCCGGATCCTGGGCATGGGTGACGTGCTCACGCTGATCGAGCAGGCCGAGCAGGCCTTCGACGCCGATCAGAAAGAGAAGATGACCGCCAAGCTCATGGGCGGCGAGCAGTTCACGCTCGAGGACTTCCTCGACCAGATGGTGGCGATGCGGCGGATGGGCCCGATCGCCAACGTGCTGGCCATGATGCCCGGCATGGGCCAGGTCAAGGACCAGCTGGCGGACCTCGACGACAAGCACTTCGACCGGGTGACCGCGATCATCCGCTCGATGACGCCGATGGAGCGGGTCAACCCGAAGATCATCAACGGCTCGCGCCGGGCCCGCATCGCCAACGGCTCCGGCGTCACCGTCATGGACGTCAACCAGCTGCTCAACCGCTTCGCCGAGGCGCAGAAGATGATGAAGCAGATGGGCGGCATGATGGGCCTGCCGGGTTCGCGTCGCAAGGCGACGAAGAGCCCCAAGAACAAGCGCAAGGGCACGAAGGGCGGCTCGCGCCCGCGCCCCGTCGGCGGCATGCCGGGCGGGATGCCGGGTGGCTTCCCGGGCGGAATGCCGGCCGGCTTCGACCCGACGGCCCTGAGCGGCGACGGGGCCCAGGGGCTGCCGCCGGGCTTCAAGCTGCCGAAGATCGACTTCAACAAGCTCCGCCGCCAGGAGGACGACAAGTAG
- a CDS encoding Uma2 family endonuclease, giving the protein MTAAPTLPERREWTVDDLGELPTDLRYELINGRLIVASPTHPHQDLCVRILLALEANCPEDQYYVSLDTSLRVDRRSEPRPDIAVIVPDHNSTSPIPVEDAILAVEVISPDSTFRDLYDKVRLYGRAGVRRYWVVDPQRDDITLTEFVLADSGELVPSTHTSEIFTTEWPWKVTIDLPALTTRWKSKVARDVRHRA; this is encoded by the coding sequence ATGACCGCGGCACCGACCCTGCCCGAGCGGCGGGAGTGGACGGTCGACGACCTCGGCGAACTGCCGACGGACCTCCGCTACGAACTGATCAACGGAAGGTTGATCGTGGCGTCGCCCACCCACCCCCACCAGGACCTCTGCGTGCGCATACTGCTCGCGCTGGAGGCCAACTGCCCGGAAGACCAGTACTACGTCAGCCTGGACACCTCGCTGCGGGTCGATCGACGCAGCGAGCCGCGCCCGGACATCGCGGTGATCGTCCCGGACCACAACTCGACCAGCCCGATCCCCGTCGAAGACGCCATCCTCGCCGTCGAGGTGATCTCGCCGGATTCCACCTTCCGCGACCTCTACGACAAGGTTCGCCTCTACGGTCGGGCCGGAGTCCGGCGCTACTGGGTCGTCGATCCGCAGCGCGACGACATCACCTTGACCGAGTTCGTCCTCGCCGACTCCGGCGAGTTGGTGCCGTCGACGCACACGTCGGAAATCTTCACTACCGAGTGGCCGTGGAAGGTCACCATCGACCTGCCGGCCCTCACCACGCGATGGAAGTCGAAAGTCGCGCGCGACGTCCGGCACCGGGCTTAG
- a CDS encoding VOC family protein: MAYEFQVTVDCAEPHVLADWWADALGWDVEPQDEGFIQSMIEQGHATDEDTTRHNGKLVWKTGAAIRHPEGLERAPRVLFQWVPEAKTVKNRMHLDLRTGDDRDKVVERLLGKGATYLHDGRQGPSAWVTLADPEGNELCVS, from the coding sequence GTGGCATACGAGTTTCAGGTGACCGTCGACTGCGCGGAGCCGCATGTGTTGGCTGACTGGTGGGCCGACGCGCTCGGGTGGGATGTGGAGCCCCAGGACGAGGGGTTCATCCAGAGCATGATCGAGCAGGGGCATGCCACCGACGAGGACACCACGCGGCACAACGGGAAGCTGGTCTGGAAGACCGGCGCGGCCATCCGCCACCCCGAGGGGCTCGAGCGGGCGCCGCGCGTGCTGTTCCAGTGGGTGCCCGAGGCCAAGACCGTGAAGAACCGGATGCACCTCGACCTGCGTACGGGCGACGACCGCGACAAGGTCGTCGAGCGACTGCTCGGCAAGGGCGCCACCTATCTGCACGACGGCCGGCAGGGGCCGAGCGCCTGGGTGACGCTGGCCGACCCGGAGGGCAACGAGCTGTGCGTGAGCTGA
- a CDS encoding amidohydrolase family protein: protein MTPLHVRGVVLPDDTTRDLWLVGDRVTFEPVAGAETISEGGFVLPGLVDAHCHIGIAAGGGPISTVEQALAAAVIDRDAGTLAIRDAGSPFPYPELDDHPDAPRLSRAGRHLAAPKTHLRGIPIECSPEELPAAAAEQARAGNGWVKLVGDWLDRSSADLGPTFEPEVLAAAIDAAHTAGARVAVHTFSETAVSTLVRAGVDSVEHGTGLSVDDIDEMARRGTVLVPTMINIETFDDIAERAEGKFPGYAQHMRDLHTRFPEVVRAAHEAGVPIRVGTDAGGAIPHGVCADEMLMLHEKAGMPATDVLAAASWAARDWLGFPGLVEGGLADLVVYEADPRADLRVVRAPSRIVLRGRVIR, encoded by the coding sequence CTGACGCCGCTGCACGTGCGCGGGGTGGTGCTCCCCGATGACACCACCCGCGACCTCTGGCTGGTCGGCGACCGGGTCACCTTCGAGCCGGTGGCGGGGGCGGAGACGATCAGCGAGGGCGGCTTCGTGCTGCCCGGCCTTGTCGACGCGCACTGCCACATCGGCATCGCGGCGGGCGGCGGGCCGATCTCCACCGTGGAGCAGGCGCTGGCCGCGGCGGTGATCGACCGCGACGCCGGCACGCTCGCGATCCGCGACGCGGGCTCACCTTTCCCTTACCCGGAGCTCGACGACCATCCTGACGCGCCGCGGCTGTCCCGCGCCGGGCGGCACCTGGCCGCGCCGAAGACCCACCTGCGCGGCATCCCGATCGAGTGCTCGCCCGAGGAGCTGCCGGCCGCGGCGGCCGAGCAGGCCCGGGCCGGCAACGGCTGGGTCAAGCTGGTCGGCGACTGGCTCGACCGGTCGTCGGCCGACCTCGGCCCCACGTTCGAGCCCGAGGTGCTGGCCGCGGCCATCGACGCCGCACACACCGCCGGTGCCCGGGTCGCGGTGCACACGTTCAGCGAGACGGCGGTGTCCACGCTGGTCCGCGCCGGCGTCGACTCGGTCGAGCACGGCACCGGCCTGTCCGTCGACGACATCGACGAGATGGCCCGCCGCGGCACGGTGCTCGTGCCCACAATGATCAACATCGAGACCTTCGACGACATCGCGGAGCGGGCGGAGGGCAAATTCCCCGGGTACGCGCAGCACATGCGCGACCTGCACACCCGCTTCCCGGAGGTCGTCCGCGCGGCCCACGAGGCCGGCGTCCCGATCCGCGTCGGCACCGACGCCGGCGGCGCCATCCCACACGGCGTCTGCGCCGACGAGATGCTGATGCTGCACGAGAAGGCGGGGATGCCGGCGACCGACGTCCTGGCCGCGGCGTCGTGGGCGGCGCGGGACTGGCTGGGGTTCCCCGGGCTCGTCGAGGGCGGGTTGGCGGATCTCGTGGTCTACGAGGCCGATCCGCGGGCCGATCTGCGCGTGGTCCGCGCCCCCAGCCGCATTGTGCTTCGAGGCCGGGTCATCCGCTGA
- a CDS encoding carboxymuconolactone decarboxylase family protein, producing MTTSDRHRQALDTAERLLGQPLDLPLGPGEPASGAEFRRLATEHTFGDSWSRPGLDDRTRVLISVTIAATLGTQEPLRGQLRIALQSGVTKDEIVELFIHLAAYAGAARAFDSYQTALAVFAERPEAQ from the coding sequence ATGACGACATCTGACCGGCATCGGCAGGCGCTCGACACCGCGGAACGGCTCCTCGGCCAGCCCTTGGACCTGCCGCTCGGGCCGGGCGAGCCGGCGTCGGGCGCGGAGTTCCGGCGACTGGCCACCGAGCACACGTTCGGCGACTCCTGGAGCCGCCCGGGCCTTGACGACCGCACGCGGGTGCTGATCTCGGTCACGATCGCGGCGACGCTCGGCACGCAGGAACCACTGCGCGGCCAGCTCCGGATCGCCCTGCAGAGCGGCGTGACCAAGGACGAGATCGTCGAGCTCTTCATCCACCTGGCGGCCTATGCCGGCGCGGCCCGCGCCTTCGACTCGTACCAGACCGCCCTGGCCGTCTTCGCCGAACGCCCCGAGGCCCAGTAG
- the proS gene encoding proline--tRNA ligase: protein MARVLTPRAEDFPRWYQDLIAKAQLADNGPVRGTMVIRPAGYSIWERMQAEMDARIKTAGAENAYFPLFIPESYLKREADHVEGFSPELAVVTHGGGKQLAEPVVVRPTSETVIGEFMAKWVDSYRDLPLLLNQWANVVRWELRPRVFLRTSEFLWQEGHTAHATEADARDYARKILHEVYEDFMVGVLGIPVVVGRKTNRERFAGATSTYTLEGMMGDGKALQMGTSHELGQNFAKAFDITYSGASGGVEHAWTTSWGTSTRMLGGLIMSHGDDNGLRVPPRLAPIQAYVMVVKDGDGVAAAAHKLRDALRDAGVRVGLDDRVDTAFGRRAVDAELKGYPVRVEVGPRDLAAGNAVVVRRFDGSKTPVPVADVVGRVLAALDEDQQKLYDEALAFRQAHTVEVATLAEAIEASSTGWARVPWSAVGVDGEAEANGQGVTVRCLLRADGSVPDSQDEADLVAILGRSY, encoded by the coding sequence ATGGCTCGCGTGCTTACTCCCCGTGCGGAGGACTTTCCCCGCTGGTACCAGGATCTGATCGCCAAGGCGCAGCTCGCCGACAACGGGCCGGTGCGCGGCACGATGGTGATTCGACCGGCCGGGTACTCGATCTGGGAGCGCATGCAGGCCGAGATGGATGCGCGGATCAAGACCGCCGGCGCCGAGAACGCCTATTTCCCGCTGTTCATCCCCGAGAGTTACCTCAAGCGCGAGGCCGATCACGTCGAGGGGTTCTCGCCGGAGCTCGCGGTCGTCACGCACGGTGGTGGCAAGCAGCTTGCCGAGCCGGTCGTCGTCCGTCCCACGAGTGAGACCGTCATCGGCGAGTTCATGGCCAAGTGGGTCGACTCCTATCGCGATCTTCCGCTGCTGCTCAACCAGTGGGCCAACGTCGTGCGGTGGGAGCTGCGGCCCCGGGTGTTCCTGCGGACCAGTGAGTTCCTCTGGCAGGAGGGGCACACCGCGCACGCCACGGAGGCGGACGCGCGCGACTACGCGCGCAAGATCCTGCACGAGGTGTACGAGGACTTCATGGTCGGCGTCCTCGGCATCCCGGTGGTGGTCGGGCGCAAGACCAACCGGGAGCGGTTCGCCGGCGCGACGAGCACCTACACGCTCGAGGGCATGATGGGCGACGGCAAGGCGCTGCAGATGGGCACCTCGCACGAGCTCGGCCAGAACTTCGCCAAGGCGTTCGACATCACCTACTCCGGCGCGAGCGGCGGCGTCGAGCACGCGTGGACGACCTCGTGGGGCACCTCCACCCGGATGCTCGGCGGTCTGATCATGAGTCACGGCGACGACAACGGCCTGCGGGTGCCGCCGCGACTGGCGCCGATCCAGGCGTACGTGATGGTCGTGAAGGACGGTGACGGTGTGGCCGCCGCGGCGCACAAGCTGCGGGACGCGCTCCGGGACGCCGGCGTGCGGGTCGGGCTCGACGACCGGGTCGACACCGCGTTCGGGCGGCGGGCGGTCGACGCCGAGCTGAAGGGCTACCCGGTGCGGGTCGAGGTGGGCCCCCGCGACCTGGCGGCCGGCAACGCCGTCGTCGTGCGGCGGTTCGACGGCAGCAAGACCCCGGTGCCGGTGGCCGACGTCGTCGGCCGCGTGCTGGCCGCACTCGACGAGGACCAGCAGAAGTTGTACGACGAGGCGTTGGCGTTCCGGCAGGCCCACACCGTCGAGGTGGCCACGCTGGCCGAGGCGATCGAGGCCTCGTCGACCGGTTGGGCCCGGGTGCCGTGGTCGGCGGTCGGCGTCGACGGCGAGGCCGAGGCCAACGGCCAGGGCGTCACGGTGCGCTGCCTGCTCCGCGCCGACGGCTCCGTGCCGGACTCGCAGGACGAGGCGGACCTGGTCGCCATCCTCGGCCGCTCCTACTGA
- a CDS encoding DUF402 domain-containing protein, giving the protein MGFEPGSLIVHRNARRDRLGWVRPARVVSDDERGLLVWIAPGSVVASEVAADGRGMRAMPFAEWVTLTYGVRQHPWLGYGVLKLHPVGEDHSVWWFRTASGEFANWYVNLEERAVRWDDGGLAGIDVVDQDLDIVVEPDRSWRWKDEDEFTERLAFPDHYWVRDEAAVRAEGWRVVKRIEAGEFPFDGTWCDFRPDPSWVTPAALPAGWDRPVAERFSP; this is encoded by the coding sequence ATGGGTTTCGAGCCCGGCAGCTTGATCGTCCATCGCAACGCCCGACGCGACCGCCTGGGCTGGGTGCGCCCCGCCCGGGTGGTCTCCGACGACGAGCGCGGCCTGCTGGTGTGGATCGCGCCCGGCTCCGTAGTCGCGTCCGAGGTCGCCGCCGACGGCCGCGGCATGCGGGCGATGCCGTTCGCCGAGTGGGTCACGCTGACCTACGGCGTGCGGCAGCATCCGTGGCTGGGCTACGGCGTGCTCAAGTTGCACCCGGTCGGCGAGGACCACTCGGTCTGGTGGTTCCGCACGGCCTCCGGTGAGTTCGCCAACTGGTACGTGAACCTCGAGGAGCGCGCCGTCCGCTGGGACGACGGTGGCCTGGCCGGCATCGACGTGGTCGACCAGGACCTCGACATCGTGGTCGAGCCGGACCGGTCATGGCGGTGGAAGGACGAGGACGAGTTCACCGAGCGACTGGCCTTTCCGGACCATTACTGGGTACGCGACGAGGCCGCCGTACGCGCCGAAGGTTGGCGGGTCGTCAAGCGGATCGAGGCGGGAGAGTTCCCGTTCGACGGCACGTGGTGCGACTTCCGGCCGGACCCGTCGTGGGTGACGCCGGCGGCGCTGCCGGCGGGCTGGGACCGGCCGGTAGCGGAGCGGTTCTCTCCGTAG
- a CDS encoding DUF402 domain-containing protein: MGFAPGRAVVRRYWRGGRISFVSSMVVVADDDRGLRLWQPAGTTFWRLMTPDGRTHHDGTIDELGPMELTPQPWLGGPIMPFHPADGSPWSVWWFFDEHTGDFAGWYVNLEDPFRRWDDGALGGIDTADHALDIRVAPDGSWQWKDEDELADKTGHRDYWDAAGAAQIRHTGEAVVELIEAGKFPFDGTWCDLRPSPSWQVPSDRPAGWDRPRQVG, translated from the coding sequence ATGGGTTTCGCTCCGGGCCGCGCGGTGGTGCGGCGCTACTGGCGTGGCGGTCGGATCAGCTTCGTGAGCTCGATGGTGGTGGTCGCCGACGACGACCGCGGCCTGCGGCTGTGGCAACCGGCCGGCACCACATTCTGGCGGCTGATGACCCCCGACGGCCGCACCCACCACGACGGCACGATCGACGAGCTCGGCCCGATGGAGCTGACGCCGCAGCCCTGGCTCGGCGGTCCGATCATGCCGTTCCACCCGGCCGACGGCTCGCCGTGGTCGGTCTGGTGGTTCTTCGACGAGCACACGGGCGACTTCGCCGGCTGGTACGTGAACCTGGAGGACCCGTTCCGCCGCTGGGACGACGGCGCCCTGGGCGGCATCGACACCGCCGACCACGCGCTGGACATCCGGGTCGCCCCGGACGGGTCGTGGCAGTGGAAGGACGAGGACGAGCTGGCGGACAAGACGGGCCACCGTGACTACTGGGACGCGGCGGGCGCGGCCCAGATCCGCCACACCGGCGAAGCGGTCGTCGAGCTGATCGAGGCGGGCAAGTTCCCCTTCGACGGCACCTGGTGCGACCTCCGCCCATCCCCGTCGTGGCAGGTCCCGAGCGATCGCCCAGCCGGCTGGGACCGCCCGCGCCAGGTCGGCTAA
- a CDS encoding PIN domain-containing protein: MIYLDTSAILKLLRPEPETAALVAHIAAHGQHDFVTSAIATVETARALLAVDEPGLAAAAVPDSTGVRVGGATIAAIATTHDVLDAARQLPPAVLRSLDAIHVATAAVAGAAVDHVITYDKRMMVAAEAAGLRTASPA, encoded by the coding sequence ATGATCTATCTCGACACCAGCGCCATCCTCAAACTGTTGCGGCCGGAGCCCGAAACGGCGGCGCTTGTCGCGCACATCGCGGCGCACGGCCAGCATGATTTCGTCACGTCGGCGATCGCCACCGTCGAAACCGCCCGCGCCCTGCTGGCGGTCGACGAGCCGGGCCTGGCCGCGGCCGCGGTGCCCGACTCGACCGGCGTACGTGTCGGTGGTGCCACCATCGCGGCCATCGCGACCACCCACGACGTCCTCGACGCGGCGCGCCAGCTTCCGCCGGCCGTGCTGCGCTCCCTCGACGCCATCCACGTGGCCACCGCGGCCGTCGCCGGCGCCGCGGTCGACCACGTGATCACCTATGACAAGCGGATGATGGTCGCGGCCGAGGCGGCGGGCCTGCGCACCGCGTCGCCCGCTTAG
- a CDS encoding type II toxin-antitoxin system prevent-host-death family antitoxin has protein sequence MSEPARITARDLSRHAGAVLTRVEHGERLTITRDGEPIAEIIPIDRSQRTMARWIRDGVVAPPPPEGYAKGSDLADAARRLGQAPPGRTANEALQEMREDERP, from the coding sequence ATGAGCGAGCCCGCGCGGATCACAGCTCGAGACCTAAGTCGCCATGCCGGCGCCGTTCTGACCCGCGTCGAGCATGGCGAGCGACTGACCATCACCCGCGACGGCGAGCCGATCGCCGAGATCATTCCGATCGACCGGTCACAGCGCACGATGGCGCGCTGGATCCGCGACGGAGTGGTGGCCCCACCCCCGCCCGAGGGCTACGCCAAAGGAAGCGACCTCGCCGACGCCGCCCGCCGGCTGGGCCAAGCCCCGCCTGGCCGCACCGCCAACGAGGCCTTGCAGGAGATGCGCGAGGACGAACGCCCATGA
- the rpsP gene encoding 30S ribosomal protein S16, which yields MAVKIRLLRMGKIRNPQYRIVVADSRTKRDGRAIEYVGIYHPKEEPSLIEVKSDRVQYWLSVGAQPSEAVQRILERTGDWQKFKNLPAPEPLKVAAPRADRREAYEAEARAAAGLSEAPAPTKATKKAAKAAEPKAEAPKAEAEAPKSEEQAVADSGEQA from the coding sequence GTGGCCGTAAAGATCCGGCTCCTGCGGATGGGGAAGATCCGCAACCCGCAATACCGCATCGTCGTCGCCGACTCGCGCACCAAGCGTGACGGCCGCGCGATCGAGTACGTCGGCATCTACCACCCGAAGGAAGAGCCCTCGTTGATCGAGGTCAAGTCCGACCGGGTGCAGTACTGGCTGTCCGTCGGCGCCCAGCCCAGCGAGGCCGTGCAGCGGATCCTCGAGCGCACCGGTGACTGGCAGAAGTTCAAGAACCTGCCGGCCCCCGAGCCGCTGAAGGTCGCCGCCCCGCGCGCCGACCGGCGGGAGGCCTACGAGGCCGAGGCGCGTGCCGCGGCCGGGCTGAGCGAGGCGCCCGCGCCGACCAAGGCCACGAAGAAGGCGGCCAAGGCCGCGGAGCCGAAGGCCGAGGCCCCCAAGGCCGAGGCGGAGGCACCCAAGTCCGAGGAGCAGGCGGTTGCGGACTCAGGCGAGCAGGCCTGA
- a CDS encoding RNA-binding protein, producing the protein MRTQASRPDVALRPALEHLVKGIVDHPDDVRVRMVDSRRGKRLEVRVNPEDLGTVIGRGGRTAKALRQVIGSIGGRGVRVDIVDAY; encoded by the coding sequence TTGCGGACTCAGGCGAGCAGGCCTGACGTGGCACTCCGGCCCGCGCTGGAGCACCTCGTCAAGGGCATCGTCGACCACCCGGACGACGTGCGCGTCCGCATGGTCGACTCCCGTCGCGGCAAGCGGCTCGAAGTGCGCGTCAACCCCGAGGACCTGGGCACGGTGATCGGCCGCGGCGGGCGTACCGCCAAGGCGCTCCGCCAGGTCATCGGCTCGATCGGCGGCCGGGGCGTCCGGGTCGACATCGTCGACGCGTACTGA
- the rimM gene encoding ribosome maturation factor RimM (Essential for efficient processing of 16S rRNA) — MLLVVGRIGRPHGVRGEVTVEVRTDEPEQRFAAGSVLVTDPAAASVAAVVPSTLTIEDVRWHQGRPLVLFDGYYDRDIVENLRNVLLCVDSDELDAPEDPDEFLDHQLVGLSAVSPDGAVLGTVSRIDHAPASDLLVLALADGRSALVPFVKAIVPEVDLAGGRVVVDAPEGLLDL; from the coding sequence ATGCTTCTCGTCGTCGGCCGGATCGGCCGGCCACACGGCGTACGCGGTGAGGTCACCGTCGAAGTCCGGACCGACGAGCCAGAGCAGCGGTTCGCCGCCGGATCGGTGCTGGTCACCGATCCGGCGGCGGCATCCGTCGCGGCGGTCGTGCCGTCGACGTTGACCATCGAGGACGTGCGCTGGCACCAGGGTCGCCCGTTGGTGCTCTTCGACGGGTACTACGACCGCGACATCGTGGAGAACCTGCGCAATGTGCTGCTCTGCGTGGACTCCGACGAGCTCGACGCACCGGAAGATCCGGACGAGTTCCTCGACCACCAGCTGGTCGGGTTGTCGGCCGTGAGCCCGGACGGCGCCGTGCTCGGCACCGTTTCCCGCATCGACCACGCGCCGGCCTCCGACCTGCTCGTGCTGGCGCTGGCCGACGGGCGTTCGGCGCTCGTGCCGTTCGTCAAGGCCATCGTCCCGGAGGTCGATCTCGCCGGCGGCCGCGTCGTGGTCGACGCGCCGGAGGGCCTGCTGGACCTGTGA
- the trmD gene encoding tRNA (guanosine(37)-N1)-methyltransferase TrmD, giving the protein MRVDVVTIFPDYLSPLSLSLIGKAQAGGLLSVAVHDLRTWTSDVHRTVDDTPYGGGPGMVMRPEPWGQALDALATPSSRLVVPTPVGAPFTQATAHTLAAAEHLIFACGRYEGIDQRVIDHAASRMPVTEVSLGDYVLFGGEVAVLVIMEAVVRLLPGVLGNAESLAEESHAAGLLEAPVYTKPPVWRDLAVPDILRSGDHGRIARWRRDESLRRTATRRPDMLAGPNAPDLDKADRAVLDDVDQG; this is encoded by the coding sequence ATGCGGGTCGACGTCGTCACGATCTTCCCCGACTACCTGTCGCCGCTGTCGCTCTCGCTGATCGGCAAGGCCCAGGCGGGCGGGTTGCTCTCCGTGGCCGTGCACGATCTGCGGACCTGGACCTCCGACGTGCATCGGACAGTCGACGACACGCCGTACGGCGGTGGGCCCGGCATGGTGATGCGGCCAGAGCCGTGGGGACAGGCGTTGGACGCGCTGGCCACGCCGTCGTCGCGGCTCGTGGTGCCGACGCCGGTCGGTGCGCCCTTCACCCAGGCGACGGCGCACACGCTCGCCGCCGCCGAGCATCTGATCTTCGCCTGCGGCCGCTACGAGGGCATCGACCAGCGGGTCATCGACCACGCCGCGTCCCGGATGCCGGTGACCGAGGTCTCGCTCGGCGACTACGTGCTCTTCGGCGGCGAGGTCGCGGTTCTCGTGATCATGGAGGCCGTGGTGCGGCTGCTGCCGGGCGTGCTCGGCAACGCCGAGTCGCTGGCCGAGGAGTCCCACGCGGCGGGCCTGCTCGAGGCGCCGGTCTACACGAAGCCGCCGGTGTGGCGCGACCTCGCGGTCCCGGACATCCTCCGCTCGGGCGACCACGGCCGCATCGCCCGCTGGCGCCGCGACGAGTCACTGCGCCGCACCGCGACCCGCCGCCCCGACATGCTCGCGGGCCCGAACGCCCCCGACCTCGACAAGGCCGACCGCGCGGTGCTCGACGACGTCGATCAGGGGTGA
- the rplS gene encoding 50S ribosomal protein L19 → MNTLDALDAQSQRTDIPEFRAGDTVKVHARVVEGARSRVQIFQGVVIRRQGAGLRETFTVRKMSFGVGVERTYPVNSPAIDRIEVVTRGDVRRAKLYYLRELRGKKAKIKEKREKQPS, encoded by the coding sequence ATGAACACCCTGGACGCCCTCGACGCCCAGTCACAGCGGACCGACATTCCCGAGTTCCGGGCCGGTGACACCGTCAAGGTGCACGCCCGAGTCGTCGAAGGCGCCCGGTCCCGGGTGCAGATCTTCCAGGGCGTGGTCATCCGCCGCCAGGGTGCAGGCCTGCGGGAGACGTTCACCGTCCGCAAGATGAGCTTCGGCGTCGGTGTGGAGCGGACCTACCCGGTCAACAGCCCGGCGATCGACCGGATCGAGGTCGTGACCCGCGGTGACGTGCGGCGGGCCAAGCTCTACTACCTGCGTGAGCTGCGCGGCAAGAAGGCCAAGATCAAGGAGAAGCGCGAGAAGCAGCCGAGCTGA